One window from the genome of Acinetobacter lanii encodes:
- a CDS encoding M48 family metallopeptidase, with protein sequence MKSLALGVFTSIAVALTGCVSTTSMGTGADRKQLMVIPESAWNKMADRNYKKFEQKAKSKSVYILDERLDKIMARLIPVANEYTADKKKPIKWKINANLSSKPNAHSFPSGQIVVNTAVYMFEDLTDDELATLISHEMAHIIRNHSREKASIYATTNLALMGATMGAGTALGVAGGVSGNYGVYMPHSRHLEEEADLIGLDLMLGAGFEPSAALSFWEKFEANLKSKKLDPKYPTLLSSHPQNAERKQMLSDHILAITTQKTNPSFSAQN encoded by the coding sequence ATGAAATCTCTAGCGCTTGGTGTATTCACTTCTATCGCAGTTGCATTAACTGGATGTGTTAGTACAACCTCGATGGGAACTGGAGCAGATCGTAAACAGCTTATGGTTATTCCAGAATCTGCTTGGAATAAAATGGCTGATCGTAACTATAAAAAATTCGAACAAAAAGCCAAAAGCAAATCGGTTTATATTTTAGATGAACGCTTAGACAAAATTATGGCGCGCCTTATTCCAGTGGCGAATGAATATACAGCAGACAAGAAAAAACCAATCAAATGGAAAATCAATGCCAATTTGAGTAGCAAACCGAATGCACACTCATTTCCAAGCGGTCAAATTGTGGTCAACACTGCGGTATATATGTTTGAAGACTTAACAGATGACGAATTGGCGACCTTAATTTCTCATGAAATGGCGCATATCATTCGTAACCATAGCCGTGAAAAGGCCTCTATTTATGCCACCACCAATTTGGCACTCATGGGTGCAACCATGGGCGCAGGTACTGCATTGGGTGTCGCTGGTGGTGTCAGTGGAAACTATGGCGTTTATATGCCACATAGCCGCCACCTTGAGGAAGAAGCGGACCTCATCGGTCTAGATTTAATGTTAGGTGCAGGCTTTGAACCTTCGGCAGCACTTTCATTTTGGGAAAAATTCGAAGCGAATTTAAAATCTAAAAAATTAGATCCGAAATACCCGACACTTCTATCGAGTCACCCACAAAATGCTGAGCGCAAACAAATGCTAAGCGATCACATTTTGGCAATCACCACACAAAAAACCAATCCATCTTTCTCAGCACAAAACTAA
- a CDS encoding SDR family oxidoreductase: MSLKGKTIFITGASRGIGREIALRAAQDGANIVIAAKTTTAHPKLGGTIHSVAKEIEEAGGQALPIQLDVRDQDAVAAAMKQAAEHFGGIDILINNAGAINLNGVEALDPNRFDLMYQVNTRAVMVCSQAALPYLKQSTNPHIISLSPPLNMKETWFGVHAPYTITKYGMSMLTIGMNKEFEKYGISVNALWPRTIIATAAIEFSLGGRELFTRARTPAIMADAAYAIMNSQGRSLTGRLLIDEEILREQGVTDFEQYRVEASDEELMVDLFVDA, from the coding sequence ATGTCGCTAAAAGGAAAAACCATATTTATTACGGGTGCAAGTCGAGGGATTGGTCGTGAAATTGCTTTAAGAGCTGCACAAGATGGTGCCAATATTGTGATTGCAGCGAAAACGACTACAGCACATCCTAAATTGGGTGGAACGATTCACTCTGTTGCCAAAGAAATCGAAGAGGCGGGTGGTCAAGCATTACCGATTCAATTGGATGTTCGAGACCAAGATGCAGTCGCTGCTGCGATGAAGCAAGCGGCTGAGCATTTTGGCGGGATTGATATACTCATTAACAACGCCGGTGCGATTAATTTAAATGGTGTGGAGGCTTTAGATCCGAACCGTTTCGACTTGATGTATCAAGTCAATACTCGAGCAGTGATGGTGTGTAGTCAAGCAGCCTTACCTTACTTAAAACAAAGCACTAATCCGCACATTATCAGTCTTTCCCCGCCACTGAATATGAAAGAAACATGGTTTGGGGTACATGCGCCGTATACCATCACCAAATATGGAATGAGTATGCTCACCATCGGCATGAATAAAGAATTTGAAAAATATGGCATCAGCGTCAATGCTTTGTGGCCTCGAACCATTATTGCCACTGCTGCCATTGAGTTCTCGTTAGGTGGACGTGAATTATTTACCCGAGCGCGAACACCAGCGATTATGGCAGATGCAGCTTATGCGATTATGAATAGCCAAGGTCGTTCATTGACTGGACGTTTATTGATTGATGAAGAAATTTTACGCGAACAAGGTGTGACTGATTTTGAGCAGTATCGGGTGGAAGCATCGGATGAAGAATTGATGGTCGATTTATTTGTTGATGCTTAA